A single region of the Musa acuminata AAA Group cultivar baxijiao chromosome BXJ1-11, Cavendish_Baxijiao_AAA, whole genome shotgun sequence genome encodes:
- the LOC135596853 gene encoding dof zinc finger protein 1-like isoform X1, with protein MDTAPWHQDIGLVKSTEMVASSSSSTVTTTTATASSTFSAARPQVTERRIRPQKEQALHCPRCNSTNTKFCYYNNYSLTQPRYFCKTCRRYWTDGGSLRNVPVGGGSRKNKRPSLSSAAATTSATSATTSSTAATSSIVSNPKKLPIDLIPPRVSLSASQKFHDGQDLNLAFPHHGLPEFNGFPGLESSTINSNSSGTGNCSNPCNAVGALSAMELLRSGMTMRGLSPFVTMPLPEYPTGFELQEFRAPALNFPMEAIAGGEGREGSSGGYGALQGVQESAGGRLLFPFEDVKPVVHTSTAAEFENSRGHGGHPPGFWNGMIGGGGSW; from the exons ATGGATACTGCTCCGTGGCATCAG GACATAGGGCTGGTGAAGTCGACGGAGATggtggcctcctcctcctcctccaccgtcaccaccaccaccgccactgcGAGCAGTACTTTCAGCGCAGCCAGGCCTCAGGTGACGGAGAGGAGGATCAGGCCGCAGAAGGAGCAGGCTCTCCACTGTCCCAGGTGCAActccaccaacaccaagttctgctactacaacaactacagcctCACTCAGCCACGGTACTTCTGCAAGACCTGCAGGAGGTATTGGACCGATGGCGGGTCCCTCAGAAACGTCCCCGTGGGTGGTGGCTCAAGAAAGAACAAGCGGCCCTCcctctcctccgccgccgccaccaccagcgCCACCTCCGCTACCACCTCTTCCACCGCTGCGACCTCCTCTATAGTATCAAACCCCAAGAAGCTACCAATCGACCTCATCCCCCCTCGCGTTTCCCTCTCTGCTTCTCAGAAGTTCCATGACGGACAAGACCTCAACCTGGCTTTCCCCCACCACGGACTCCCTGAGTTCAACGGCTTCCCCGGTTTGGAGAGCAGTACCATCAACAGCAACAGTAGCGGTACTGGTAACTGCAGCAACCCATGCAATGCTGTTGGTGCTCTCTCTGCCATGGAGCTACTGAGGAGTGGCATGACTATGAGAGGGCTCAGCCCATTCGTCACGATGCCACTGCCGGAATACCCGACCGGGTTTGAGTTACAGGAATTCAGAGCTCCTGCACTTAACTTCCCGATGGAAGCTATTGCCGGAGGCGAAGGAAGAGAAGGGAGCAGTGGTGGGTATGGGGCTCTGCAGGGGGTGCAGGAGAGCGCCGGTGGAAGGCTGTTGTTCCCCTTTGAAGATGTGAAGCCAGTGGTCCACACTAGCACCGCTGCTGAGTTCGAGAACAGTCGGGGCCATGGTGGCCATCCTCCTGGTTTCTGGAACGGGATGATAGGTGGAGGCGGCTCATGGTAG
- the LOC135596853 gene encoding dof zinc finger protein 1-like isoform X2, translating into MDTAPWHQDIGLVKSTEMVASSSSSTVTTTTATASSTFSAARPQVTERRIRPQKEQALHCPRRYWTDGGSLRNVPVGGGSRKNKRPSLSSAAATTSATSATTSSTAATSSIVSNPKKLPIDLIPPRVSLSASQKFHDGQDLNLAFPHHGLPEFNGFPGLESSTINSNSSGTGNCSNPCNAVGALSAMELLRSGMTMRGLSPFVTMPLPEYPTGFELQEFRAPALNFPMEAIAGGEGREGSSGGYGALQGVQESAGGRLLFPFEDVKPVVHTSTAAEFENSRGHGGHPPGFWNGMIGGGGSW; encoded by the exons ATGGATACTGCTCCGTGGCATCAG GACATAGGGCTGGTGAAGTCGACGGAGATggtggcctcctcctcctcctccaccgtcaccaccaccaccgccactgcGAGCAGTACTTTCAGCGCAGCCAGGCCTCAGGTGACGGAGAGGAGGATCAGGCCGCAGAAGGAGCAGGCTCTCCACTGTCCCAG GAGGTATTGGACCGATGGCGGGTCCCTCAGAAACGTCCCCGTGGGTGGTGGCTCAAGAAAGAACAAGCGGCCCTCcctctcctccgccgccgccaccaccagcgCCACCTCCGCTACCACCTCTTCCACCGCTGCGACCTCCTCTATAGTATCAAACCCCAAGAAGCTACCAATCGACCTCATCCCCCCTCGCGTTTCCCTCTCTGCTTCTCAGAAGTTCCATGACGGACAAGACCTCAACCTGGCTTTCCCCCACCACGGACTCCCTGAGTTCAACGGCTTCCCCGGTTTGGAGAGCAGTACCATCAACAGCAACAGTAGCGGTACTGGTAACTGCAGCAACCCATGCAATGCTGTTGGTGCTCTCTCTGCCATGGAGCTACTGAGGAGTGGCATGACTATGAGAGGGCTCAGCCCATTCGTCACGATGCCACTGCCGGAATACCCGACCGGGTTTGAGTTACAGGAATTCAGAGCTCCTGCACTTAACTTCCCGATGGAAGCTATTGCCGGAGGCGAAGGAAGAGAAGGGAGCAGTGGTGGGTATGGGGCTCTGCAGGGGGTGCAGGAGAGCGCCGGTGGAAGGCTGTTGTTCCCCTTTGAAGATGTGAAGCCAGTGGTCCACACTAGCACCGCTGCTGAGTTCGAGAACAGTCGGGGCCATGGTGGCCATCCTCCTGGTTTCTGGAACGGGATGATAGGTGGAGGCGGCTCATGGTAG